In a single window of the Luteibacter rhizovicinus DSM 16549 genome:
- a CDS encoding ABC transporter permease translates to MNGGFWRRLLALTRKEVKQLLRDRSNLMMGIALPLVLILIFGYGLSFDVKNAPVAVVMEDHSPTANDMIAGLRLSPYLAPTVVDSMHDAENLMLARKVDAILRLPSDFSRRLGLGDAHVQLILHGADANTSRTIQGYVQSALAQSTVVQADRSGDTPSPAVGSVHLEQRLWFNEANTSTWFLVPGLIVLITTLVGAFLTALVMAREWERGTLEALFVTPVRPLEILLAKIIPYFGVGMIGLLMCLVAARFLFDVPIYGSLWLILLVSVFYLFVALGIGLLISAVTKNQFTASQLALVTSFMPALMLSGFIYDLRNMPLAVQVVGRVLPATHYMEVLKSLFLAGNLWPVILKNCVILIGYAVVVLAAARMKTRKLLE, encoded by the coding sequence ATGAACGGCGGCTTCTGGCGGCGCCTGCTGGCGCTCACACGCAAGGAAGTGAAGCAGCTGCTGCGCGATCGCAGCAACCTCATGATGGGCATCGCACTGCCGCTGGTGCTGATCCTGATCTTCGGCTACGGGCTTTCGTTCGATGTGAAGAACGCGCCGGTGGCCGTGGTGATGGAAGACCACTCGCCGACGGCCAACGACATGATCGCCGGATTACGCCTGTCACCCTACCTGGCACCGACGGTGGTCGACAGCATGCACGACGCCGAGAACCTCATGCTGGCGCGCAAGGTCGACGCCATCCTGCGCCTTCCGTCTGATTTTTCACGACGCCTGGGCCTGGGCGATGCGCACGTACAGCTGATCCTGCACGGGGCCGATGCCAACACCTCGCGCACCATCCAGGGTTATGTGCAGAGCGCGCTGGCGCAGTCGACGGTGGTCCAGGCCGATCGGTCCGGCGACACGCCCTCGCCGGCGGTGGGCAGCGTGCACCTCGAGCAGCGCCTGTGGTTCAACGAGGCGAACACAAGTACCTGGTTCCTCGTGCCGGGACTCATCGTTCTCATCACCACCCTGGTCGGCGCATTCCTGACGGCCCTGGTGATGGCGCGTGAATGGGAGCGGGGCACCCTCGAGGCGCTGTTCGTGACACCCGTGCGGCCGCTCGAGATCCTGCTTGCCAAGATCATTCCGTACTTCGGTGTCGGCATGATCGGTTTGCTGATGTGCCTGGTCGCGGCGCGCTTTCTGTTCGACGTGCCGATCTATGGCTCGCTCTGGCTGATCCTGCTGGTGTCGGTGTTCTACCTGTTCGTGGCGCTTGGCATCGGCCTGCTGATCTCGGCGGTGACGAAGAACCAGTTCACCGCCAGCCAGCTCGCCCTGGTGACGAGCTTCATGCCGGCGCTGATGCTTTCCGGCTTCATCTACGACCTGCGCAACATGCCGCTGGCGGTGCAAGTGGTCGGCCGGGTCCTCCCCGCGACGCATTACATGGAGGTGCTCAAGAGCCTGTTCCTCGCCGGCAACCTGTGGCCGGTGATCCTCAAGAACTGCGTCATCCTCATCGGTTACGCCGTGGTGGTGCTGGCGGCGGCACGAATGAAAACCCGGAAGCTGCTCGAATGA
- a CDS encoding ABC transporter permease, with amino-acid sequence MNAMLAFIRRVANLCSKELRVILKDPASRVLLFVPALLQSLMFGYAATLDLREAPYALLDQDHGPAAVQLVANVEGSGVFRRVATLDNERDIASVVDAGKVLFVLHIAPRFEQRLSAGEDTPVQVILDARNSTTAGTASGYLGAIVSRFNTDWRTGHGGADAPLTMDVRAWYNPNLETRWFMMSSMIAVLSMLQTLMLTALSVAREREQGTFDQLLVTPCTPTEIMIGKSVPSIFVGLVQSTLVLLIATLWFHIPMAGSLVTLYTGLLVFTVACVGIGLAISSLAVNMQQAMLYTFVLMMPLVLLSGMTTPIANMPTAMQWLTTINPARYAIHLVQRVYLEGVGLGTVIADIVPLLIIAAVTLPFSAWLFRHRLV; translated from the coding sequence ATGAACGCCATGCTCGCCTTTATCCGTCGCGTGGCGAATCTTTGCAGCAAGGAGCTGAGGGTCATCCTCAAGGACCCGGCCAGCCGCGTCCTGCTATTCGTCCCGGCGCTCCTGCAATCGCTGATGTTCGGCTACGCCGCCACCCTCGACCTGCGGGAGGCTCCGTATGCCTTGCTTGACCAGGACCACGGTCCCGCCGCCGTGCAGCTGGTCGCCAATGTCGAAGGTTCTGGGGTTTTCCGGCGCGTGGCGACGCTGGACAACGAGCGGGACATCGCCAGCGTGGTCGACGCCGGCAAGGTGCTTTTCGTGCTGCATATCGCACCGCGTTTCGAGCAACGGCTCAGCGCGGGTGAAGACACGCCGGTGCAGGTGATCCTCGATGCTCGCAATTCGACCACCGCGGGTACCGCGTCAGGTTATCTGGGCGCCATCGTGTCCCGCTTCAACACGGACTGGCGGACAGGTCATGGCGGCGCCGATGCGCCGCTGACGATGGACGTACGCGCCTGGTACAACCCGAACCTCGAGACACGCTGGTTCATGATGTCGTCCATGATCGCCGTGCTCAGCATGCTGCAAACCCTGATGCTCACCGCGCTCTCCGTGGCGCGTGAGCGGGAGCAGGGCACCTTCGATCAGCTGCTGGTGACGCCGTGCACGCCCACCGAGATCATGATCGGCAAATCCGTGCCGTCGATTTTTGTCGGTTTGGTGCAGTCGACCCTGGTCTTGCTGATCGCGACGCTCTGGTTCCACATTCCGATGGCCGGATCGCTGGTCACGTTGTACACGGGCCTGCTGGTCTTCACCGTGGCCTGCGTCGGTATCGGCCTGGCGATTTCCTCGCTGGCCGTGAACATGCAGCAAGCCATGCTTTACACCTTCGTGCTGATGATGCCGCTGGTTCTGCTCTCGGGCATGACGACGCCGATCGCCAACATGCCCACGGCGATGCAATGGCTCACCACGATCAATCCCGCGCGCTACGCGATCCATCTGGTACAGCGGGTGTACCTCGAAGGGGTGGGGCTGGGCACCGTTATCGCGGACATCGTGCCCCTGCTCATCATCGCTGCCGTCACGCTGCCGTTCTCGGCGTGGCTCTTCCGTCATCGACTTGTCTGA
- a CDS encoding efflux transporter outer membrane subunit translates to MRKLSSRSLSVLALATTVLLGGCAVGPDFKSPETAVPSDWSSLRAGDASLHDAVPQGAAVAPSAEWWRSFGDPVLDALEADAATANPDLQTAALRFAESRAQRQTAAAQGGPQVDLTASAQRQRPSENGATSRTIDVLAPADRRDALVKLLSQPYDIYQAGFDASWEPDFWGRVRRSVEAADAQVSASGALFDGARLDVAADVARRYFELRGTQRQIALTRADLDAAQDRFTLMKARADGGMASDVDTTQQQALLADLRGRLPALLAQEANALDQLALLVGKTPGSLQGRLAPLGDPDATPPLPSLALGLPSDVVRRRPDIRQAEAQLHEATANTGVAIADLYPRITLGASFDFEALHTGDFGDWGSRHWSVGPSLDLPIFDMGRRRSVVTLRKLQQQEAAVAWQKSVLQAWSDVDTALNAYAAERQRNAQLVERERLSRDAWSLADVRYRNGRTAFIDALDAQRTLLAAQRDRADSDAQLATKRVAIYKAIGGGDLPSR, encoded by the coding sequence ATGCGTAAGCTGTCTTCTCGTTCCCTGTCCGTGCTCGCGCTGGCGACGACCGTCCTGCTGGGTGGTTGCGCTGTCGGGCCGGACTTCAAGTCGCCTGAGACCGCCGTGCCGTCGGACTGGTCGTCGTTGCGTGCAGGGGACGCGTCGTTGCACGACGCCGTACCGCAAGGCGCTGCGGTCGCACCGTCGGCCGAGTGGTGGAGATCGTTCGGCGATCCCGTGCTCGACGCCCTGGAGGCGGATGCGGCGACCGCCAACCCCGACCTGCAGACCGCGGCGCTGCGCTTCGCCGAGAGTCGCGCGCAACGGCAGACGGCGGCCGCGCAGGGTGGTCCACAGGTCGACCTGACCGCCAGCGCGCAACGCCAGCGACCGAGCGAGAACGGCGCGACGAGCCGTACCATCGACGTGCTTGCGCCGGCTGACCGCCGCGATGCGCTGGTCAAGCTTCTGAGCCAACCCTATGACATCTACCAGGCCGGCTTCGACGCCTCGTGGGAGCCTGATTTCTGGGGTCGCGTGCGGCGGTCGGTGGAAGCGGCGGACGCGCAAGTGTCGGCGTCGGGTGCGTTGTTCGACGGCGCGAGGCTCGATGTCGCTGCCGATGTGGCGCGCCGGTACTTCGAGTTGCGCGGCACCCAACGACAGATCGCCTTGACGCGTGCCGACCTCGATGCGGCCCAGGATCGCTTCACGCTGATGAAGGCGAGGGCGGACGGCGGCATGGCCAGCGACGTCGACACCACGCAGCAGCAGGCGCTGCTGGCCGACCTTCGTGGCCGCTTGCCTGCCTTGCTGGCGCAGGAGGCGAATGCGCTCGATCAACTCGCCCTGCTGGTCGGAAAGACGCCAGGAAGCCTGCAGGGGAGGTTGGCACCTCTCGGTGATCCGGACGCAACGCCGCCACTGCCGAGTCTCGCGTTGGGCCTTCCTTCCGATGTCGTACGCCGTCGTCCGGATATCCGCCAGGCCGAAGCGCAGCTCCACGAAGCCACGGCGAACACGGGTGTGGCGATCGCCGATCTGTACCCCCGCATCACCTTGGGCGCGAGCTTCGATTTCGAGGCGCTGCACACGGGAGACTTCGGTGACTGGGGTAGTCGTCACTGGTCGGTGGGCCCGAGCCTGGACCTGCCGATCTTCGACATGGGCCGCCGCCGCAGTGTGGTGACCCTGCGCAAACTCCAGCAGCAGGAGGCCGCCGTGGCCTGGCAGAAGAGCGTCTTGCAAGCCTGGTCCGATGTCGACACGGCGCTCAACGCCTACGCCGCCGAACGCCAGCGCAACGCGCAGCTCGTCGAACGCGAGCGTCTTTCGCGCGATGCCTGGTCGCTTGCCGATGTGCGCTACCGGAACGGACGAACGGCCTTCATCGACGCGCTCGACGCGCAGCGAACCCTGCTTGCCGCGCAGCGTGATCGCGCCGACAGCGACGCGCAGCTGGCGACGAAGCGGGTAGCGATCTACAAGGCTATCGGCGGGGGAGACCTACCTAGTCGCTGA
- a CDS encoding ZrgA family zinc uptake protein, whose product MKLRTSCFLVLALATGHAAAEERHLGPHVHGQATLQVSVDGPTLAVGLSIPGHDAVGFEHPPANAEQTSTLAKATETLRGGTWLVPVAAAGCKALPAKVVADGFDASAKPGAHGDFDVTSQFTCANPAQLASLDVGLFKAFPALQRVVVDIVGANGATEQILDRTMTRVTLSP is encoded by the coding sequence ATGAAATTACGAACGTCGTGTTTCCTCGTCCTGGCACTGGCGACGGGGCACGCAGCGGCCGAAGAGCGGCATCTGGGTCCCCATGTCCATGGCCAGGCGACGCTCCAGGTATCGGTGGATGGCCCGACGCTGGCGGTCGGGCTGAGTATTCCCGGCCACGATGCCGTGGGCTTCGAGCATCCGCCCGCCAATGCCGAACAGACGAGCACGTTGGCGAAGGCCACGGAAACCCTCCGCGGCGGTACGTGGCTCGTGCCGGTGGCCGCGGCGGGATGCAAGGCGCTTCCCGCCAAGGTCGTCGCCGACGGGTTCGATGCCAGCGCGAAACCCGGCGCTCACGGCGACTTCGATGTGACGTCCCAGTTCACCTGCGCGAATCCCGCGCAACTCGCTTCGCTCGACGTCGGTCTTTTCAAGGCGTTTCCCGCCTTGCAACGCGTGGTGGTCGACATCGTCGGCGCCAACGGCGCGACTGAGCAGATCCTCGATCGCACGATGACGCGAGTGACGCTTTCCCCATGA
- a CDS encoding ABC transporter ATP-binding protein has translation MIPYTDVPLVSCRGLQFRWPGSDITLTMDDFTVAPGERMFLCGPSGSGKSTLLGLLSGVLHATRGDVTVLGVPFSTLSAERRDRFRAEHLGYVFQQFNLLPFLSPVENVLLGCAWSPTRAARAGATYPARRDEAIRLLDALGLMAQLVERSRTGNLSVGQQQRVAVARALIGGPGLLIADEPTSALDTNNRDVFLRLLLAECTRHGTGVVFVSHDMSLARHFDRAVSLGDCPPSQMVA, from the coding sequence ATGATTCCTTACACCGACGTTCCGCTGGTGTCGTGCCGCGGGCTGCAATTTCGCTGGCCCGGTTCGGACATCACGTTGACGATGGATGATTTCACCGTCGCCCCGGGCGAGCGCATGTTTCTCTGTGGTCCCAGCGGCAGTGGCAAGAGCACCCTGCTCGGATTGCTGTCGGGCGTCCTGCACGCCACACGCGGTGACGTCACCGTATTGGGCGTTCCGTTCTCCACGCTATCGGCCGAACGTCGCGACCGTTTTCGTGCGGAACATCTCGGTTATGTCTTTCAACAGTTCAACCTGCTGCCGTTCCTGAGCCCGGTCGAGAATGTCCTGCTGGGCTGTGCGTGGTCCCCGACACGCGCAGCACGCGCAGGCGCGACGTACCCGGCGCGGCGTGACGAAGCGATCCGGCTTCTCGATGCGCTGGGCCTGATGGCCCAGCTCGTGGAGCGATCGCGAACGGGAAATCTCAGCGTCGGTCAGCAACAGCGCGTGGCGGTCGCCCGCGCCCTCATCGGCGGCCCGGGCCTGCTCATCGCCGACGAGCCTACGTCCGCACTGGACACGAACAACCGTGACGTCTTCCTTCGCCTTTTGCTCGCCGAGTGCACGCGGCATGGCACGGGCGTCGTCTTCGTCAGCCACGACATGAGCCTGGCCCGTCACTTCGACCGCGCCGTGAGTCTCGGCGACTGCCCGCCTTCGCAGATGGTGGCCTGA
- a CDS encoding ABC transporter permease, with amino-acid sequence MNLLSLALKSLRQRRTGVLLTVVTIALSVFLLLGVERVRVDARRGFSSTVSGTDLVVGARSGPVNLLLYAIFHVGEATNNITWKTYEDIRSMPDVAWAVPLSLGDSHRGFRVVGTTTDFFTHYHYGAKQALAFTRGAEFSDLYDAVIGAEVARQLHYSVGDSIVLAHGLGGPASTLHADKPFRIKGILAPTGTPVDATIAVSLEAIEAIHVDWRGGIRLPGMEASAEAARHMDLTPKAITACLVGLKSRLSSFAVQRAINEYPDEALLAVLPGVALGELWHLIGTAENALRAVSVMVVLVGMSGMLTALLAMLNERRREMAILRAVGASARTVFALLVIESTLLTTFGAILGCLLLFGVVAIGHDYLLANAGLVLELAPSATEWWLLGAVIVLGVFAGAIPGAIAYRRSLVDGLQVRL; translated from the coding sequence GTGAACCTCCTTTCGCTTGCACTGAAAAGTCTTCGCCAGCGCCGTACAGGTGTACTCCTGACCGTCGTCACCATTGCCCTCAGCGTTTTTCTTCTCCTGGGCGTGGAACGTGTTCGTGTCGATGCCCGTCGGGGCTTTTCCAGCACCGTGTCGGGTACCGATCTTGTCGTCGGCGCTCGCTCCGGTCCGGTCAATCTCCTGCTGTATGCCATCTTCCATGTGGGCGAGGCGACCAACAACATCACCTGGAAGACCTACGAGGACATCCGATCGATGCCGGATGTGGCCTGGGCCGTGCCGCTGTCCCTGGGCGATTCGCACCGCGGCTTTCGCGTCGTCGGCACCACGACGGACTTCTTCACCCACTATCACTACGGAGCGAAGCAGGCCTTGGCGTTTACCCGTGGTGCCGAATTCTCCGATCTCTATGACGCGGTGATCGGTGCGGAGGTCGCCCGCCAGCTGCATTACTCGGTGGGAGACAGCATCGTGCTCGCCCATGGTCTTGGCGGTCCCGCGAGCACGCTCCACGCGGACAAGCCGTTTCGCATCAAGGGCATTCTTGCGCCGACGGGCACCCCGGTCGACGCTACGATCGCAGTGAGCCTCGAGGCGATCGAAGCGATCCATGTCGACTGGCGCGGCGGCATCCGCCTGCCAGGCATGGAAGCGAGCGCCGAGGCCGCCCGCCATATGGACCTGACGCCGAAGGCGATTACCGCTTGCCTGGTCGGTCTGAAGTCACGCCTTTCGTCGTTCGCGGTGCAGCGGGCGATCAACGAGTATCCCGACGAAGCCTTGCTTGCCGTACTGCCTGGCGTCGCCCTCGGTGAACTCTGGCATTTGATCGGCACCGCGGAGAATGCGCTTCGGGCCGTCAGCGTGATGGTCGTGCTGGTCGGCATGTCGGGCATGCTCACCGCGCTTCTGGCGATGTTGAATGAGCGCCGCCGCGAGATGGCCATTCTCAGGGCGGTCGGCGCCTCGGCGCGCACGGTGTTCGCGCTTCTGGTGATCGAAAGCACCCTGCTGACGACGTTTGGCGCGATCCTTGGCTGCCTGCTTTTATTCGGTGTCGTCGCGATCGGGCACGACTACCTGTTGGCCAATGCGGGCCTCGTCCTGGAGCTGGCGCCGTCGGCCACCGAGTGGTGGTTACTCGGTGCTGTCATTGTCCTCGGTGTGTTCGCCGGTGCGATTCCCGGCGCGATCGCCTACCGACGCTCGCTCGTCGACGGCTTGCAGGTGCGTCTGTGA